A genomic segment from Brienomyrus brachyistius isolate T26 chromosome 9, BBRACH_0.4, whole genome shotgun sequence encodes:
- the nes gene encoding nestin isoform X27, translated as MEVPSYMGTEKYQMLELNKRLETYLGRVKFLEEENKLLHGEVEALRQSKNQRVWKGQLEGELRKTREEVEAALREKDRVELEVSNLNEELQMLQLQRKKVAVARAETKKTVDESKKQLEEEHRGQIWLREKLAQLEKELQFHMEVHQEDVSLLQTQIIHTQYVPPHTYVQPQLLGLEDIKQEFSQRAARAWQEAAGSFQNQVQRLEDSLTQAKSRMAQVSQEKKESYLMAQCLAKELEAAQAKKELLEKNVSQQKDRQLKELQHLEVHLEALESEKAELSNQTAAILKDRHNLLQLKLSLGLEVATYRTLLDSESLRPRVSPKIYYQSASTSREVPKHQTIKQSLTPTISVKPGRRSEMTAPTMAPASLQAPKVNPNEKSIRSEMTNNEEDGWCAESPGSPGWSTHYSKADVIDSSLSGDVRAVEADEGEDHAYALSEQMAQELRATVISLDTSVTETSAIRETHIKEMEEECNLEIAGLEKNLTKQPSLAGEELDQDSKNTLKCLTVTPQFAVDIKGLLSSEQTLDVSEKENPDALKADQLEDNFSDRPVEEVSEMTEKYLPVEAVDESLLVWGEKQVGSEEVNGMESMTSGSKSEPESERELELETIPNETDSFGFEALVSNQSNSAELMLDEKTAEESQSSMTEVKGMQFSEEISLNHRQTTTSYEESKDNVGSMAHQQVDELTLEECRTCELKGCVRKLEEENAGDVAEQTCDNGERDEEKIDGVMEVGEENQSFHTSTLIFECPRVEKTNEQQVHLFTNAEQQEFSDNDDVSNATNSWRTGGDLDSTDSYALENTLADTRPLIRYRSDETDMNTQASHLGETDSSEDEEQESGAGIFEKEKRYSLGSRGDRMIEDLIEEPEWEEIQKSENAGCFNNRETDTSQIEEDDGHGIDKIEEKEIHFEGNVGCLESDGKSVLEIDRKAMLSEENIDLDQAEQDRALGNKAYDQTNLNKDMGDHVDGIVSTGSTDTKADLEKYCYDKATPLSSMEVDSNFLPQETDSTDIKADLEKDGEDDPTTQINWEVDSNFLPQATDSTDIKADLDKDSEDDPTTQINLEVDSNFLPQATDSTDIKADLEKDSEDDPTTQINLEMDSNFLPQATDSTDIKADLEKDSEDDPTTQINLEVDTNFLPQATDSTDIKADLEKDSEDDPTTQINLEVDTNFLPQATDSIDIKADLEKDSEDDPTTQINWEVDTNFLPQATDSIDIKADLEKDSEDDPTTQINLEVDTNFLPQATDSTDIKADLEKDSEDDPTTQINWEVDTNFLPQETDSTDIKADLEKDSEDDPTTQINWEVDSNFLPQPTDSTDIKADLEKDSEDDPTTQINWEVDTNFLPQETDSTDIKADLEKDSEDDPTTQINLEMDSNFLPQATDSTDIKADLEKDSEDDPTTQINLEMDSNFLPQATDSTDIKADLEKDSEDDPTTQINLEAESKFLPQETDSTDIKADLEKDSEDDPTTQINLEADSNFLPQQGTIECEEFMEPKSHASCDSETNLVNPVNINSEESSGNLSDNEEGIRKESFVENFTISSYGQSPSTENDNTSEILHSQTVTSDEGSEKVLKSEVTEMRPEQKEEDGENSSMLTNVDFNDDLSLHSEITSIAEVLEHTAISDLEDSYSSEDDSPNASQSLKSINQEDISENHKEKETMTCSVNDSGLIGGTEKHFPKLSSTSIENAWGSSDHIQDDKRGILGTDLKASDQFIQSDENIKEYFSYTEQKYGESKASEQQNGNDHDSETKEDEIFTAEVEGLPRIHEKCTELFSATLNEEFWNSNGKMGAFFHPQECGNSECVHTHPNQNAENTENMLETKQCTELRLKEAQSHGLPVQEQIPAHIEQLLYENMERDKKHSEESLEEEDSWSGGED; from the exons ATGGAGGTCCCCAGCTACATGGGAACTGAGAAGTACCAGATGCTGGAGCTCAACAAGCGTTTGGAGACATACCTGGGCAGGGTGAAGTTCCTTGAGGAGGAGAACAAGCTGCTACATGGGGAAGTTGAGGCTCTGAGGCAGAGTAAGAACCAGCGGGTCTGGAAAGGACAGCTGGAGGGTGAGCTGAGGAAGACCAGGGAGGAAGTGGAGGCAGCTTTGAGGGAGAAGGACAGGGTGGAGCTCGAAGTAAGCAATCTTAATGAGGAGCTGCAGATGCTTCAGCTACAGAGGAAGAAGGTGGCAGTTGCCCGGGCTGAGACCAAGAAGACAGTAGATGAAAGTAAGAAACAACTGGAGGAGGAACATAGAGGCCAGATCTGGCTACGAGAGAAGCTGGCTCAACTGGAGAAAGAGCTGCAGTTCCACATGGAGGTCCACCAAGAGGATGTCTCACTCCTGCAAACCCAGATAATCCACACCCAGTATGTCCCTCCTCATACTTATGTTCAACCACAGCTACTTGGCCTTGAGGACATAAAGCAAGAGTTCTCCCAGAGGGCTGCCCGGGCATGGCAGGAGGCAGCGGGATCATTTCAGAACCAGGTTCAGCGTCTGGAAGACTCTCTGACCCAGGCCAAGTCTCGTATGGCCCAGGTGAGCCAAGAGAAGAAGGAGAGCTACTTGATGGCCCAGTGCCTAGCCAAGGAGCTGGAAGCAGCCCAGGCCAAGAAGGAGCTCCTTGAGAAGAACGTTTCTCAACAGAAGGACAGGCAGCTGAAAGAGCTCCAGCACCTAGAG GTGCATCTGGAGGCCCTGGAAAGCGAGAAAGCAGAGCTTAGTAACCAGACTGCGGCTATTCTGAAGGACAGACACAACCTGCTGCAGCTGAAGCTGTCGCTGGGGCTGGAGGTGGCCACATACAG AACTCTACTAGACAGTGAGAGTCTGAGACCACGTGTGTCTCCCAAAATTTACTACCAGAGTGCCAGCACTTCCC GTGAAGTGCCAAAGCATCAGACTATTAAACAAAGCCTTACCCCCACCATTTCAGTAAAGCCTGGGAGGAGGTCTGAGATGACTGCACCAACAATGGCCCCAGCAAGCCTTCAGGCCCCAAAAGTCAACCCTAACGAAAAGTCCATCAGATCTGAAATGACAAATAATGAGGAAGATGGATGGTGTGCAGAGTCACCCGGTTCTCCAGGTTGGTCAACACATTACTCAAAAGCAGATGTGATTGACAGCAGTTTAAGTGGAGATGTAAGAGCCGTTGAGGCCGATGAGGGGGAGGACCATGCCTACGCTCTCTCTGAGCAAATGGCACAAGAATTAAGAGCCACTGTAATTAGTCTAGACACATCTGTCACCGAGACGTCTGCCATCAGGGAAACGCACATTAAAGAAATGGAGGAGGAATGTAATTTAGAGATCGCTGGGCTCGAAAAAAATCTGACAAAGCAGCCGTCCCTTGCAGGAGAAGAGTTAGACCAGGAttcaaaaaacacattaaaatgtttGACAGTGACACCCCAATTCGCTGTTGACATCAAAGGGCTCCTTAGCTCTGAACAAACACTTGatgtttctgaaaaagaaaatccAGATGCTTTGAAGGCCGATCAACTGGAAGACAACTTTAGTGACAGACCTGTAGAGGAGGTCTCTGAAATGACTGAAAAGTACCTTCCAGTTGAAGCTGTAGATGAATCATTGTTAGTATGGGGTGAAAAACAAGTAGGGTCAGAGGAGGTTAATGGAATGGAAAGCATGACATCGGGATCTAAGTCAGAACCAGAATCAGAAAGAGAATTAGAACTGGAAACCATCCCAAATGAGACAGATTCCTTTGGCTTTGAGGCTTTAGTTAGTAATCAGTCCAACTCTGCGGAGTTAATGCTGGATGAGAAAACTGCAGAAGAATCACAGTCATCTATGACAGAAGTAAAGGGTATGCAGTTTTCGGAAGAGATTTCTTTGAATCACAGGCAGACAACAACATCTTATGAAGAAAGTAAGGACAATGTGGGGAGCATGGCCCACCAGCAAGTGGACGAACTGACTCTGGAAGAATGTAGAACTTGTGAACTGAAGGGATGCGTACGTAAATTAGAGGAAGAGAATGCAGGAGATGTAGCAGAACAGACGTGTGATAATGGGGAGAGAGATGAGGAAAAAATAGATGGAGTGATGGAGGTAGGAGAAGAAAATCAGAGTTTCCACACCAGCACTTTGATTTTCGAGTGCCCAAGAGTAGAGAAAACTAATGAACAGCAAGTGCATTTATTCACCAATGCGGAGCAACAAGAATTCTCTGACAATGACGACGTTTCGAATGCCACCAATTCATGGAGAACAGGGGGAGATCTTGACAGCACTGATAGCTATGCTTTGGAGAACACGCTTGCCGACACCCGTCCCTTGATCCGATACAGGAGTGATGAGACAGACATGAACACTCAAGCATCACACTTAGGCGAGACCGActccagtgaggatgaagaACAAGAGTCAGGAGCGGGAATttttgaaaaggaaaaaaggtACAGCCTCGGTTCTAGAGGCGACCGGATGATAGAGGATCTCATTGAAGAGCCAGAATGGGAGGAGATACAAAAGAGCGAGAATGCAGGCTGCTTTAATAATAGAGAGACTGATACAAGTCAAATAGAGGAGGATGATGGTCACGGAATTGATAAAATTGAAGAGAAAGAGATACATTTTGAAGGCAATGTTGGATGTTTGGAATCTGATGGAAAATCTGTACTGGAGATAGACAGGAAAGCAATGTTAAGTGAAGAGAATATAGACCTAGATCAAGCAGAACAGGACAGGGCTCTTGGAAATAAGGCATATGACCAGACAAACCTGAATAAGGACATGGGTGATCATGTTGATGGAATCGTAAGTACAGGTTCAACTGACACCAAAGCAGATTTAGAAAAATATTGTTATGATAAAGCCACACCCCTAAGTAGTATGGAGGTGGACAGCAATTTTCTACCACAAGAAACAGACTCAACTGATATCAAAGCAGATTTAGAGAAAGACGGTGAAGATGACCCCACAACCCAAATTAATTGGGAGGTGGACAGCAATTTTCTACCACAAGCAACAGATTCAACTGATATCAAAGCAGACTTAGACAAAGACAGTGAAGATGACCCCACaacccaaattaatttggaggtGGACAGCAATTTTCTACCACAAGCAACAGATTCAACTGATATCAAAGCAGATTTAGAGAAAGACAGTGAAGATGACCCCACaacccaaattaatttggagatGGACAGCAATTTTCTACCACAAGCAACAGATTCAACTGATATCAAAGCAGATTTAGAGAAAGACAGTGAAGATGACCCCACaacccaaattaatttggag GTGGACACCAATTTTCTACCACAAGCAACAGATTCAACTGATATCAAAGCAGATTTAGAGAAAGACAGTGAAGATGACCCCACaacccaaattaatttggaggtGGACACCAATTTTCTACCACAAGCAACAGATTCAATTGATATCAAAGCAGATTTAGAGAAAGACAGTGAAGATGACCCCACAACCCAAATTAATTGGGAGGTGGACACCAATTTTCTACCACAAGCAACAGATTCAATTGATATCAAAGCAGATTTAGAGAAAGACAGTGAAGATGACCCCACaacccaaattaatttggaggtGGACACCAATTTTCTACCACAAGCAACAGATTCAACTGATATCAAAGCAGATTTAGAGAAAGACAGTGAAGATGACCCCACAACCCAAATTAATTGGGAGGTGGACACCAATTTTCTACCACAAGAAACAGATTCAACTGATATCAAAGCAGATTTAGAGAAAGACAGTGAAGATGACCCCACAACCCAAATTAATTGGGAGGTGGACAGCAATTTTCTACCACAACCAACAGATTCAACTGATATCAAAGCAGATTTAGAGAAAGACAGTGAAGATGACCCCACAACCCAAATTAATTGGGAGGTGGACACCAATTTTCTACCACAAGAAACAGATTCAACTGATATCAAAGCAGATTTAGAGAAAGACAGTGAAGATGACCCCACaacccaaattaatttggagatGGACAGCAATTTTCTACCACAAGCAACAGATTCAACTGATATCAAAGCAGATTTAGAGAAAGACAGTGAAGATGACCCCACaacccaaattaatttggagatGGACAGCAATTTTCTACCACAAGCAACAGATTCAACTGATATCAAAGCAGATTTAGAGAAAGACAGTGAAGATGACCCCACaacccaaattaatttggaggcGGAGAGCAAGTTTCTACCACAAGAAACAGATTCAACTGATATCAAAGCAGATTTAGAGAAAGACAGTGAAGATGACCCCACaacccaaattaatttggaggcGGACAGCAATTTTCTGCCACAGCAAGGAACTATAGAATGTGAGGAATTCATGGAGCCAAAGAGTCATGCCAGCTGTGACAGTGAAACAAACCTtgtcaatcctgttaatatcaACAGTGAAGAAAGCTCAGGGAATTTGTCAGACAATGAGGAAGGTATCAGAAAAGAATCATTTGTTGAGAACTTCACGATATCATCATATGGGCAGTCACCATCCACTGAAAATGACAACACCAGTGAGATATTACATTCACAAACTGTGACTTCAGACGAAGGGTCAGAAAAAGTGCTGAAAAGTGAGGTAACGGAAATGCGTCCTGAGCAGAAAGAGGAGGATGGCGAGAACTCATCCATGCTAACAAATGTGGATTTCAACGATGATCTCTCATTGCACAGTGAGATCACAAGCATCGCAGAAGTTCTAGAACATACTGCCATATCAGACTTAGAGGATTCGTACAGTTCTGAAGATGACTCACCCAATGCCAGTCAGTCATTAAAATCTATCAATCAGGAGGACATCTCTGAAAATCACAAAGAGAAGGAAACAATGACATGTTCTGTGAATGATTCTGGATTAATAGGAGGGACAGAGAAGCATTTTCCAAAATTATCCAGCACCTCTATAGAAAATGCCTGGGGCAGCAGTGATCACATCCAAGATGATAAGAGGGGGATTCTAGGCACAGATTTAAAGGCATCTGaccagtttatccaaagtgacgaaaacataaaagaatacttttcatACAccgagcaaaaatatggagagTCAAAAGCTTCGGAACAGCAAAATGGAAACGATCATGATAGTGAAACAAAGGAAGATGAGATCTTCACAGCAGAAGTTGAGGGACTTCCCCGAATACATGAAAAATGCACAGAGTTGTTCAGCGCCACTCTTAATGAAGAGTTCTGGAATTCTAATGGAAAGATGGGAGCCTTCTTTCATCCACAGGAGTGTGGGAATTCGGAATGCGTTCACACGCACCCTAATCAGAACGCGGAAAATACAGAGAACATGCTAGAAACAAAACAATGCACAGAATTAAGACTAAAGGAGGCTCAATCACACGGTCTACCAGTGCAAGAGCAGATCCCGGCTCACATCGAGCAGCTATTGTACGAAAACATGGAAAGAGACAAGAAACATTCTGAAGAATCTCTGGAAGAGGAAgactcctggtctggtggagaAGATTAG
- the nes gene encoding nestin isoform X18, translated as MEVPSYMGTEKYQMLELNKRLETYLGRVKFLEEENKLLHGEVEALRQSKNQRVWKGQLEGELRKTREEVEAALREKDRVELEVSNLNEELQMLQLQRKKVAVARAETKKTVDESKKQLEEEHRGQIWLREKLAQLEKELQFHMEVHQEDVSLLQTQIIHTQYVPPHTYVQPQLLGLEDIKQEFSQRAARAWQEAAGSFQNQVQRLEDSLTQAKSRMAQVSQEKKESYLMAQCLAKELEAAQAKKELLEKNVSQQKDRQLKELQHLEVHLEALESEKAELSNQTAAILKDRHNLLQLKLSLGLEVATYRTLLDSESLRPRVSPKIYYQSASTSREVPKHQTIKQSLTPTISVKPGRRSEMTAPTMAPASLQAPKVNPNEKSIRSEMTNNEEDGWCAESPGSPGWSTHYSKADVIDSSLSGDVRAVEADEGEDHAYALSEQMAQELRATVISLDTSVTETSAIRETHIKEMEEECNLEIAGLEKNLTKQPSLAGEELDQDSKNTLKCLTVTPQFAVDIKGLLSSEQTLDVSEKENPDALKADQLEDNFSDRPVEEVSEMTEKYLPVEAVDESLLVWGEKQVGSEEVNGMESMTSGSKSEPESERELELETIPNETDSFGFEALVSNQSNSAELMLDEKTAEESQSSMTEVKGMQFSEEISLNHRQTTTSYEESKDNVGSMAHQQVDELTLEECRTCELKGCVRKLEEENAGDVAEQTCDNGERDEEKIDGVMEVGEENQSFHTSTLIFECPRVEKTNEQQVHLFTNAEQQEFSDNDDVSNATNSWRTGGDLDSTDSYALENTLADTRPLIRYRSDETDMNTQASHLGETDSSEDEEQESGAGIFEKEKRYSLGSRGDRMIEDLIEEPEWEEIQKSENAGCFNNRETDTSQIEEDDGHGIDKIEEKEIHFEGNVGCLESDGKSVLEIDRKAMLSEENIDLDQAEQDRALGNKAYDQTNLNKDMGDHVDGIVSTGSTDTKADLEKYCYDKATPLSSMEVDSNFLPQETDSTDIKADLEKDGEDDPTTQINWEVDSNFLPQATDSTDIKADLDKDSEDDPTTQINLEVDSNFLPQATDSTDIKADLEKDSEDDPTTQINLEMDSNFLPQATDSTDIKADLEKDSEDDPTTQINLEVDTNFLPQATDSADIKEDLEKDSEDDPTTQINWEVDTNFLPQATDSTDIKADLEKDSEDDPTTQINLEVDTNFLPQATDSIDIKADLEKDSEDDPTTQINWEVDTNFLPQATDSIDIKADLEKDSEDDPTTQINLEVDTNFLPQATDSTDIKADLEKDSEDDPTTQINWEVDTNFLPQETDSTDIKADLEKDSEDDPTTQINWEVDSNFLPQPTDSTDIKADLEKDSEDDPTTQINWEVDTNFLPQETDSTDIKADLEKDSEDDPTTQINLEMDSNFLPQATDSTDIKADLEKDSEDDPTTQINLEMDSNFLPQATDSTDIKADLEKDSEDDPTTQINLEAESKFLPQETDSTDIKADLEKDSEDDPTTQINLEADSNFLPQQGTIECEEFMEPKSHASCDSETNLVNPVNINSEESSGNLSDNEEGIRKESFVENFTISSYGQSPSTENDNTSEILHSQTVTSDEGSEKVLKSEVTEMRPEQKEEDGENSSMLTNVDFNDDLSLHSEITSIAEVLEHTAISDLEDSYSSEDDSPNASQSLKSINQEDISENHKEKETMTCSVNDSGLIGGTEKHFPKLSSTSIENAWGSSDHIQDDKRGILGTDLKASDQFIQSDENIKEYFSYTEQKYGESKASEQQNGNDHDSETKEDEIFTAEVEGLPRIHEKCTELFSATLNEEFWNSNGKMGAFFHPQECGNSECVHTHPNQNAENTENMLETKQCTELRLKEAQSHGLPVQEQIPAHIEQLLYENMERDKKHSEESLEEEDSWSGGED; from the exons ATGGAGGTCCCCAGCTACATGGGAACTGAGAAGTACCAGATGCTGGAGCTCAACAAGCGTTTGGAGACATACCTGGGCAGGGTGAAGTTCCTTGAGGAGGAGAACAAGCTGCTACATGGGGAAGTTGAGGCTCTGAGGCAGAGTAAGAACCAGCGGGTCTGGAAAGGACAGCTGGAGGGTGAGCTGAGGAAGACCAGGGAGGAAGTGGAGGCAGCTTTGAGGGAGAAGGACAGGGTGGAGCTCGAAGTAAGCAATCTTAATGAGGAGCTGCAGATGCTTCAGCTACAGAGGAAGAAGGTGGCAGTTGCCCGGGCTGAGACCAAGAAGACAGTAGATGAAAGTAAGAAACAACTGGAGGAGGAACATAGAGGCCAGATCTGGCTACGAGAGAAGCTGGCTCAACTGGAGAAAGAGCTGCAGTTCCACATGGAGGTCCACCAAGAGGATGTCTCACTCCTGCAAACCCAGATAATCCACACCCAGTATGTCCCTCCTCATACTTATGTTCAACCACAGCTACTTGGCCTTGAGGACATAAAGCAAGAGTTCTCCCAGAGGGCTGCCCGGGCATGGCAGGAGGCAGCGGGATCATTTCAGAACCAGGTTCAGCGTCTGGAAGACTCTCTGACCCAGGCCAAGTCTCGTATGGCCCAGGTGAGCCAAGAGAAGAAGGAGAGCTACTTGATGGCCCAGTGCCTAGCCAAGGAGCTGGAAGCAGCCCAGGCCAAGAAGGAGCTCCTTGAGAAGAACGTTTCTCAACAGAAGGACAGGCAGCTGAAAGAGCTCCAGCACCTAGAG GTGCATCTGGAGGCCCTGGAAAGCGAGAAAGCAGAGCTTAGTAACCAGACTGCGGCTATTCTGAAGGACAGACACAACCTGCTGCAGCTGAAGCTGTCGCTGGGGCTGGAGGTGGCCACATACAG AACTCTACTAGACAGTGAGAGTCTGAGACCACGTGTGTCTCCCAAAATTTACTACCAGAGTGCCAGCACTTCCC GTGAAGTGCCAAAGCATCAGACTATTAAACAAAGCCTTACCCCCACCATTTCAGTAAAGCCTGGGAGGAGGTCTGAGATGACTGCACCAACAATGGCCCCAGCAAGCCTTCAGGCCCCAAAAGTCAACCCTAACGAAAAGTCCATCAGATCTGAAATGACAAATAATGAGGAAGATGGATGGTGTGCAGAGTCACCCGGTTCTCCAGGTTGGTCAACACATTACTCAAAAGCAGATGTGATTGACAGCAGTTTAAGTGGAGATGTAAGAGCCGTTGAGGCCGATGAGGGGGAGGACCATGCCTACGCTCTCTCTGAGCAAATGGCACAAGAATTAAGAGCCACTGTAATTAGTCTAGACACATCTGTCACCGAGACGTCTGCCATCAGGGAAACGCACATTAAAGAAATGGAGGAGGAATGTAATTTAGAGATCGCTGGGCTCGAAAAAAATCTGACAAAGCAGCCGTCCCTTGCAGGAGAAGAGTTAGACCAGGAttcaaaaaacacattaaaatgtttGACAGTGACACCCCAATTCGCTGTTGACATCAAAGGGCTCCTTAGCTCTGAACAAACACTTGatgtttctgaaaaagaaaatccAGATGCTTTGAAGGCCGATCAACTGGAAGACAACTTTAGTGACAGACCTGTAGAGGAGGTCTCTGAAATGACTGAAAAGTACCTTCCAGTTGAAGCTGTAGATGAATCATTGTTAGTATGGGGTGAAAAACAAGTAGGGTCAGAGGAGGTTAATGGAATGGAAAGCATGACATCGGGATCTAAGTCAGAACCAGAATCAGAAAGAGAATTAGAACTGGAAACCATCCCAAATGAGACAGATTCCTTTGGCTTTGAGGCTTTAGTTAGTAATCAGTCCAACTCTGCGGAGTTAATGCTGGATGAGAAAACTGCAGAAGAATCACAGTCATCTATGACAGAAGTAAAGGGTATGCAGTTTTCGGAAGAGATTTCTTTGAATCACAGGCAGACAACAACATCTTATGAAGAAAGTAAGGACAATGTGGGGAGCATGGCCCACCAGCAAGTGGACGAACTGACTCTGGAAGAATGTAGAACTTGTGAACTGAAGGGATGCGTACGTAAATTAGAGGAAGAGAATGCAGGAGATGTAGCAGAACAGACGTGTGATAATGGGGAGAGAGATGAGGAAAAAATAGATGGAGTGATGGAGGTAGGAGAAGAAAATCAGAGTTTCCACACCAGCACTTTGATTTTCGAGTGCCCAAGAGTAGAGAAAACTAATGAACAGCAAGTGCATTTATTCACCAATGCGGAGCAACAAGAATTCTCTGACAATGACGACGTTTCGAATGCCACCAATTCATGGAGAACAGGGGGAGATCTTGACAGCACTGATAGCTATGCTTTGGAGAACACGCTTGCCGACACCCGTCCCTTGATCCGATACAGGAGTGATGAGACAGACATGAACACTCAAGCATCACACTTAGGCGAGACCGActccagtgaggatgaagaACAAGAGTCAGGAGCGGGAATttttgaaaaggaaaaaaggtACAGCCTCGGTTCTAGAGGCGACCGGATGATAGAGGATCTCATTGAAGAGCCAGAATGGGAGGAGATACAAAAGAGCGAGAATGCAGGCTGCTTTAATAATAGAGAGACTGATACAAGTCAAATAGAGGAGGATGATGGTCACGGAATTGATAAAATTGAAGAGAAAGAGATACATTTTGAAGGCAATGTTGGATGTTTGGAATCTGATGGAAAATCTGTACTGGAGATAGACAGGAAAGCAATGTTAAGTGAAGAGAATATAGACCTAGATCAAGCAGAACAGGACAGGGCTCTTGGAAATAAGGCATATGACCAGACAAACCTGAATAAGGACATGGGTGATCATGTTGATGGAATCGTAAGTACAGGTTCAACTGACACCAAAGCAGATTTAGAAAAATATTGTTATGATAAAGCCACACCCCTAAGTAGTATGGAGGTGGACAGCAATTTTCTACCACAAGAAACAGACTCAACTGATATCAAAGCAGATTTAGAGAAAGACGGTGAAGATGACCCCACAACCCAAATTAATTGGGAGGTGGACAGCAATTTTCTACCACAAGCAACAGATTCAACTGATATCAAAGCAGACTTAGACAAAGACAGTGAAGATGACCCCACaacccaaattaatttggaggtGGACAGCAATTTTCTACCACAAGCAACAGATTCAACTGATATCAAAGCAGATTTAGAGAAAGACAGTGAAGATGACCCCACaacccaaattaatttggagatGGACAGCAATTTTCTACCACAAGCAACAGATTCAACTGATATCAAAGCAGATTTAGAGAAAGACAGTGAAGATGACCCCACaacccaaattaatttggag GTGGACACCAATTTTCTACCACAAGCAACAGATTCAGCTGATATCAAAGAAGATTTAGAGAAAGACAGTGAAGATGACCCCACAACCCAAATTAATTGGGAGGTGGACACCAATTTTCTACCACAAGCAACAGATTCAACTGATATCAAAGCAGATTTAGAGAAAGACAGTGAAGATGACCCCACaacccaaattaatttggaggtGGACACCAATTTTCTACCACAAGCAACAGATTCAATTGATATCAAAGCAGATTTAGAGAAAGACAGTGAAGATGACCCCACAACCCAAATTAATTGGGAGGTGGACACCAATTTTCTACCACAAGCAACAGATTCAATTGATATCAAAGCAGATTTAGAGAAAGACAGTGAAGATGACCCCACaacccaaattaatttggaggtGGACACCAATTTTCTACCACAAGCAACAGATTCAACTGATATCAAAGCAGATTTAGAGAAAGACAGTGAAGATGACCCCACAACCCAAATTAATTGGGAGGTGGACACCAATTTTCTACCACAAGAAACAGATTCAACTGATATCAAAGCAGATTTAGAGAAAGACAGTGAAGATGACCCCACAACCCAAATTAATTGGGAGGTGGACAGCAATTTTCTACCACAACCAACAGATTCAACTGATATCAAAGCAGATTTAGAGAAAGACAGTGAAGATGACCCCACAACCCAAATTAATTGGGAGGTGGACACCAATTTTCTACCACAAGAAACAGATTCAACTGATATCAAAGCAGATTTAGAGAAAGACAGTGAAGATGACCCCACaacccaaattaatttggagatGGACAGCAATTTTCTACCACAAGCAACAGATTCAACTGATATCAAAGCAGATTTAGAGAAAGACAGTGAAGATGACCCCACaacccaaattaatttggagatGGACAGCAATTTTCTACCACAAGCAACAGATTCAACTGATATCAAAGCAGATTTAGAGAAAGACAGTGAAGATGACCCCACaacccaaattaatttggaggcGGAGAGCAAGTTTCTACCACAAGAAACAGATTCAACTGATATCAAAGCAGATTTAGAGAAAGACAGTGAAGATGACCCCACaacccaaattaatttggaggcGGACAGCAATTTTCTGCCACAGCAAGGAACTATAGAATGTGAGGAATTCATGGAGCCAAAGAGTCATGCCAGCTGTGACAGTGAAACAAACCTtgtcaatcctgttaatatcaACAGTGAAGAAAGCTCAGGGAATTTGTCAGACAATGAGGAAGGTATCAGAAAAGAATCATTTGTTGAGAACTTCACGATATCATCATATGGGCAGTCACCATCCACTGAAAATGACAACACCAGTGAGATATTACATTCACAAACTGTGACTTCAGACGAAGGGTCAGAAAAAGTGCTGAAAAGTGAGGTAACGGAAATGCGTCCTGAGCAGAAAGAGGAGGATGGCGAGAACTCATCCATGCTAACAAATGTGGATTTCAACGATGATCTCTCATTGCACAGTGAGATCACAAGCATCGCAGAAGTTCTAGAACATACTGCCATATCAGACTTAGAGGATTCGTACAGTTCTGAAGATGACTCACCCAATGCCAGTCAGTCATTAAAATCTATCAATCAGGAGGACATCTCTGAAAATCACAAAGAGAAGGAAACAATGACATGTTCTGTGAATGATTCTGGATTAATAGGAGGGACAGAGAAGCATTTTCCAAAATTATCCAGCACCTCTATAGAAAATGCCTGGGGCAGCAGTGATCACATCCAAGATGATAAGAGGGGGATTCTAGGCACAGATTTAAAGGCATCTGaccagtttatccaaagtgacgaaaacataaaagaatacttttcatACAccgagcaaaaatatggagagTCAAAAGCTTCGGAACAGCAAAATGGAAACGATCATGATAGTGAAACAAAGGAAGATGAGATCTTCACAGCAGAAGTTGAGGGACTTCCCCGAATACATGAAAAATGCACAGAGTTGTTCAGCGCCACTCTTAATGAAGAGTTCTGGAATTCTAATGGAAAGATGGGAGCCTTCTTTCATCCACAGGAGTGTGGGAATTCGGAATGCGTTCACACGCACCCTAATCAGAACGCGGAAAATACAGAGAACATGCTAGAAACAAAACAATGCACAGAATTAAGACTAAAGGAGGCTCAATCACACGGTCTACCAGTGCAAGAGCAGATCCCGGCTCACATCGAGCAGCTATTGTACGAAAACATGGAAAGAGACAAGAAACATTCTGAAGAATCTCTGGAAGAGGAAgactcctggtctggtggagaAGATTAG